One Pseudomonas entomophila genomic window carries:
- a CDS encoding NAD(P)-dependent oxidoreductase: MIDALNHLPRPRAGADQLAERFTDLAPPLTARQAALESARCLYCYDAPCVNACPSDIDIPSFIHRISDENLQGAAERILSANILGGSCARVCPTEILCQQACVRNNAQECAPVLIGQLQRYALDNAQFSEHPFKRAPATGKRIAVVGAGPAGLSCAHRLAMHGHDVVVFEARDKAGGLNEYGIARYKLVDDYAQREVEFLLGIGGIEIRHGQRLGENLALGELHGQYDAVFLGLGLSAVRQLGLPDEEAPGLLAATEYIRELRQADDLSQLPLADRCLVIGAGNTAIDMAVQMSRLGARDVNLVYRRGEADMGATGHEQEIAKQNQVRLHTWARPETVLLDDQGRVRGMRFVRTQLVDGRLKDTGETFELAADAIFKAIGQRFDDASLGDPLAAQLARDGERIRVDEQMRTSLPGIYAGGDCTALGQDLTVQAVQHGKLAAEAIHAQLMLNVEAA; the protein is encoded by the coding sequence GTGATCGACGCCCTGAACCACTTGCCGCGCCCCCGGGCCGGCGCCGACCAGCTGGCCGAGCGCTTCACCGACCTCGCGCCCCCGCTCACCGCCCGCCAGGCCGCCCTCGAAAGCGCCCGCTGCCTGTACTGCTACGACGCGCCCTGCGTCAACGCCTGCCCCAGCGATATCGACATCCCCTCGTTCATCCACCGCATCAGCGACGAAAACCTGCAAGGCGCCGCCGAGCGCATCCTCTCGGCCAACATCCTCGGTGGCAGTTGCGCCCGGGTGTGCCCGACCGAGATCCTCTGCCAGCAGGCCTGCGTGCGCAACAATGCCCAGGAGTGCGCGCCGGTACTGATCGGCCAGCTGCAACGCTACGCCCTGGACAACGCCCAGTTCAGCGAACACCCCTTCAAGCGTGCCCCGGCCACCGGCAAGCGCATCGCTGTGGTCGGCGCCGGGCCTGCCGGGCTGTCCTGTGCCCACCGCCTGGCCATGCATGGCCATGACGTGGTGGTGTTCGAGGCGCGGGACAAGGCCGGTGGCCTCAACGAATACGGTATCGCCCGCTACAAGCTGGTGGACGACTACGCCCAGCGCGAAGTCGAGTTCCTGCTGGGCATCGGCGGCATCGAGATCCGCCACGGCCAGCGCCTGGGCGAAAACCTCGCGCTGGGCGAGCTGCACGGCCAGTATGACGCCGTGTTCCTCGGCCTTGGCCTGAGCGCGGTGCGGCAATTGGGGCTGCCGGACGAGGAGGCCCCCGGCCTGCTGGCCGCCACCGAATACATCCGCGAACTGCGCCAGGCCGACGACCTCAGCCAGCTGCCATTGGCCGACCGCTGCCTGGTGATCGGTGCCGGCAACACCGCCATCGACATGGCCGTGCAGATGAGCCGCCTGGGCGCCCGCGACGTCAACCTGGTGTACCGCCGTGGCGAGGCCGACATGGGCGCCACCGGCCACGAGCAGGAAATCGCCAAGCAGAACCAGGTGCGCCTGCACACCTGGGCGCGCCCCGAGACCGTGTTGCTAGATGATCAGGGCCGCGTGCGCGGCATGCGCTTCGTGCGCACACAACTGGTCGATGGCCGCCTGAAAGATACCGGCGAAACCTTCGAACTGGCCGCCGACGCGATCTTCAAGGCCATCGGCCAGCGCTTCGACGACGCAAGCCTCGGCGACCCGCTGGCCGCGCAACTGGCCCGCGACGGCGAGCGCATCCGCGTCGATGAACAGATGCGCACCAGCCTGCCGGGCATCTACGCCGGTGGCGACTGCACCGCCCTGGGCCAGGACCTCACCGTCCAGGCCGTGCAACATGGCAAGCTGGCCGCCGAAGCCATCCATGCCCAACTCATGCTCAACGTGGAGGCTGCGTAA
- the hydA gene encoding dihydropyrimidinase: MSLLIRGATVVTHEEHYPADVLCADGLIRAIGQNLEAPTDCEILDGSGQYLMPGGIDPHTHMQLPFMGTVASEDFFSGTAAGLAGGTTSIIDFVIPNPQQSLLDAFHTWRGWAQKSASDYGFHVAITWWSEQVAEEMGELVAKHGVNSFKHFMAYKNAIMAADDTLVASFERCLQLGAVPTVHAENGELVYHLQRKLLAQGLTGPEAHPLSRPSQVEGEAASRAIRIAETLGTPLYLVHVSSREALDEITYARAKGQPVYGEVLPGHLLLDDSVYRDPDWATAAGYVMSPPFRPREHQEALWRGLQSGNLHTTATDHCCFCTEQKAMGRDDFSRIPNGTAGIEDRMAVLWDAGVNSGRLSMHEFVALTSTNTAKIFNLFPRKGAIRVGADADLVLWDPQGTRTISAQTHHQRVDFNIFEGRTVRGIPSHTISQGKVLWADGDLRAEPGAGRYVERPAYPSVYEVLERRAEHQRPTPVQR; this comes from the coding sequence ATGTCCCTGTTGATCCGTGGCGCCACCGTGGTCACCCACGAAGAGCATTACCCCGCCGATGTCCTGTGTGCCGATGGCCTGATTCGCGCCATCGGGCAAAACCTCGAAGCCCCCACCGACTGCGAGATCCTCGACGGCAGTGGGCAGTACCTGATGCCCGGCGGCATCGACCCGCACACCCACATGCAACTGCCGTTCATGGGCACCGTGGCCAGCGAGGACTTCTTCAGCGGCACCGCCGCAGGCCTGGCCGGGGGCACCACCTCGATCATCGACTTCGTCATCCCCAACCCGCAGCAATCGCTGCTCGACGCCTTCCACACCTGGCGCGGCTGGGCGCAGAAGAGCGCCAGCGACTACGGCTTCCACGTTGCCATCACCTGGTGGAGCGAGCAGGTCGCCGAAGAGATGGGCGAGCTGGTGGCCAAGCATGGGGTGAACAGTTTCAAACACTTCATGGCCTACAAGAACGCGATCATGGCCGCCGACGACACCTTGGTCGCCAGCTTCGAGCGTTGCCTGCAACTGGGCGCGGTGCCCACCGTGCACGCCGAGAACGGCGAGCTGGTCTACCACCTGCAGCGCAAGTTGCTGGCCCAGGGGCTGACCGGGCCCGAGGCGCACCCGCTGTCGCGCCCCTCGCAGGTCGAAGGCGAGGCCGCCAGCCGCGCCATCCGCATCGCCGAGACGCTGGGCACGCCGCTGTACCTGGTGCACGTGTCCAGCCGCGAGGCGCTGGACGAGATCACTTATGCCAGGGCCAAGGGCCAGCCGGTGTATGGCGAGGTGCTGCCCGGCCACCTGCTGCTCGACGACAGCGTCTACCGCGACCCGGACTGGGCCACCGCCGCCGGCTACGTGATGAGCCCGCCGTTCCGCCCCCGCGAGCACCAGGAGGCGCTGTGGCGCGGCTTGCAGTCGGGCAACCTGCACACCACCGCCACCGACCACTGCTGCTTCTGCACAGAGCAGAAAGCCATGGGCCGCGATGACTTCAGCCGCATCCCCAACGGCACCGCCGGCATCGAGGACCGCATGGCGGTGCTGTGGGACGCCGGGGTGAACAGCGGGCGCCTGTCGATGCACGAGTTCGTCGCGCTGACCTCCACCAATACCGCGAAGATCTTCAACCTGTTCCCGCGCAAGGGCGCCATCCGTGTCGGCGCCGACGCCGACCTGGTGCTGTGGGACCCGCAGGGCACGCGGACCATCTCGGCCCAGACCCACCACCAGCGGGTCGACTTCAATATCTTCGAGGGCCGCACCGTGCGTGGCATCCCCAGCCACACCATCAGCCAGGGCAAGGTGCTCTGGGCCGACGGCGACCTGCGCGCCGAGCCGGGGGCGGGGCGCTATGTGGAGCGGCCGGCGTATCCCTCGGTGTACGAGGTGCTGGAGCGCCGGGCCGAACACCAGCGGCCGACGCCGGTCCAGCGCTGA